From the genome of bacterium, one region includes:
- a CDS encoding glycosyltransferase family 9 protein, translated as MNSGRILIIRGGGIGDFVLALPAIYALRKRYSNSYIEVMTHPRFFKLVENEFYANSACSIDQAAISQFFLQGGNVSIMKDYFKSFDLILAYIPDKEGIFQKNLERVNKKKIVFHKPFPDTQTKQHIIDYLLIPVKNLGIKIDINRPQIFLKDEHKNWANSFFADNKLVDKVLAVHPGSGSIAKCWNVQNFADVINWWMDKYGKVLIICGEADEQIIGECKNLLLDEKFVIAKHIELVNLVSLIARCNWYIGNDSGITHLAAAVGVKTVALFGPTDPNIWGQRGENVKIVKIDSSSLDKIKLFTTI; from the coding sequence ATGAATTCTGGCCGTATCCTCATCATAAGAGGTGGAGGGATTGGGGATTTTGTATTAGCTTTACCCGCCATATATGCTCTCCGAAAACGCTACTCAAACTCCTATATTGAAGTAATGACGCATCCCAGATTTTTTAAACTGGTAGAAAACGAGTTTTATGCAAATTCTGCATGTTCTATAGATCAGGCTGCTATAAGTCAATTTTTCCTGCAGGGAGGTAACGTTAGCATAATGAAAGATTATTTTAAATCTTTTGATTTGATATTAGCCTACATCCCTGATAAAGAAGGTATCTTTCAGAAAAATTTAGAAAGAGTAAATAAAAAGAAAATTGTTTTTCATAAGCCTTTTCCTGATACTCAAACAAAACAGCATATCATAGATTATCTATTAATCCCTGTAAAAAACCTCGGAATAAAAATTGATATTAATCGTCCACAAATATTCTTAAAAGATGAACACAAGAACTGGGCAAACAGTTTTTTTGCTGATAATAAATTGGTGGATAAAGTGTTAGCTGTTCATCCTGGTAGTGGTTCTATAGCAAAATGCTGGAATGTTCAGAACTTTGCAGACGTAATAAACTGGTGGATGGATAAATATGGTAAAGTTTTAATTATCTGTGGAGAGGCAGATGAACAAATTATAGGAGAATGTAAAAACCTTTTGCTTGATGAAAAGTTTGTGATTGCTAAACATATTGAACTGGTTAATCTAGTTTCATTAATTGCCAGATGTAACTGGTACATAGGAAATGATTCAGGCATTACTCATCTTGCTGCAGCAGTTGGTGTTAAAACAGTAGCGCTTTTTGGCCCAACAGATCCAAATATCTGGGGACAAAGAGGCGAGAATGTAAAGATTGTTAAAATAGATAGTTCCTCTTTGGATAAAATAAAATTATTTACAACAATCTAG
- a CDS encoding secondary thiamine-phosphate synthase enzyme YjbQ gives MIFELSVKSHKREEFISITSDIENRVKESGISSGLCHIFIPHTTAGVTINEGADPDVLRDLEYGLDRCVPYEGRYHHMEGNSPAHIKSSIVGCNKTVFIDDGHLVLGTWQSIYFCEFDGPRTRRVLVKIK, from the coding sequence ATTTTTGAATTATCTGTTAAGAGTCATAAAAGGGAAGAATTTATTAGTATTACTTCAGATATTGAAAATAGAGTTAAAGAATCTGGAATAAGTAGTGGACTCTGTCATATATTTATTCCTCATACTACAGCTGGTGTTACTATAAACGAGGGAGCTGATCCGGATGTTCTGAGGGATCTAGAATACGGGCTGGACAGATGTGTTCCTTATGAAGGTAGATATCACCATATGGAGGGCAATTCTCCAGCTCATATAAAGTCAAGTATAGTAGGCTGCAACAAAACAGTTTTTATAGATGATGGACACCTTGTGCTTGGGACATGGCAGTCTATCTATTTCTGCGAATTTGATGGGCCAAGAACAAGGAGAGTACTGGTTAAAATAAAATGA